In the Oncorhynchus gorbuscha isolate QuinsamMale2020 ecotype Even-year linkage group LG05, OgorEven_v1.0, whole genome shotgun sequence genome, one interval contains:
- the LOC124034962 gene encoding uncharacterized protein LOC124034962 has translation MMMGSEESLMMMGSEESLMMMGSEESLMMMGSEESLMMMGSEESLMMMGSEESLMMMGSEESLMMMGSEESLMMMGSEESLMVMGSEESLMMIGSEESLMVMGSEESLMMMGSEESLMVMGSEESLMVMGSEESLMMMGSEESLLVMMGSEESLMMMGSEESLMMMGSEESLMVMGSEESLMMMGSEESLMMMGSEESLMMMGSEESLILV, from the exons ATGATGATGGGTAGTGAAGAGAGCCTCATGATGATGGGTAGTGAAGAGAGCCTCATGATGATGGGTAGTGAAGAGAGCCTCATGATGATGGGTAGTGAAGAGAGCCTCATGATGATGGGTAGTGAAGAGAGCCTCATGATGATGGGTAGTGAAGAGAGCCTCATGATGATGGGTAGTGAAGAGAGCCTCATG ATGATGGGTAGTGAAGAGAGCCTCATGATGATGGGTAGTGAAGAGAGCCTCATGGTGATGGGTAGTGAAGAGAGCCTCATGATGATAGGTAGTGAAGAGAGCCTCATGGTGATGGGTAGTGAAGAGAGCCTCATGATGATGGGTAGTGAAGAGAGCCTCATGGTGATGGGTAGTGAAGAGAGCCTCATGGTGATGGGTAGTGAAGAGAGCCTCATGATGATGGGTAGTGAAGAGAGCCTCCTGGTGATGATGGGTAGTGAAGAGAGCCTCATGATGATGGGTAGTGAAGAGAGCCTCATGATGATGGGTAGTGAAGAGAGCCTCATGGTGATGGGTAGTGAAGAGAGCCTCATGATGATGGGTAGTGAAGAGAGCCTCATGATGATGGGTAGTGAAGAGAGCCTCATGATGATGGGTAGTGAAGAGAGCCTCATTCTGGTGTAA